One genomic region from Chlamydia poikilotherma encodes:
- a CDS encoding ribonucleoside-diphosphate reductase subunit alpha, which produces MVEVKEKHYTIVKRNGMFVPFNQDRISQALEAAFRDTRSLENTSPLPKDLENSISDITHRVVNEVVQKIREGQVVTVERIQDMVENQLYVDGLQDVARDYIIYRDQHKEQREGSWHCISVVRRDGNAVRFNPMKISAALEKAFRATQKITDIPLQEILSEINELTNKIVEEILAVCSPEQTIDIEAIQDIVEKQLMVVGYYDVAKNYILYREARSRIRENKQDVIAQKESIEEVYDVVKSDGTTYQINKAQLTNKFVWACQRFPETTDPHTLASMAFANFYSGIKESEIVLACIMAARANIEKEPDYAYVAAELLTDVVYQETMGKSATDSSLAEVQKQCFKDYILNGEKYRLNPRLKEYDLDALAEALDISRDRQFSYMGVQNLYDRYFNQHEGRRLETAQIFWMRVSMGLALNEGEDKTLWAITFYNLLSTFRYTPATPTLFNSGMRHSQLSSCYLSTVQDDLAHIYKVIADNAMLSKWAGGIGNDWTGVRGTGSLIKGTNGKSQGVIPFIKVANDTAIAVNQGGKRKGAMCVYLEIWHLDYEDFLELRKNTGDERRRTHDINTASWIPDLFFKRLEQKGTWTLFSPDDVPGLHEAYGFEFDKLYEEYERKIDTGEIKLYKKISTEDLWRKMLSMLYETGHPWMTFKDPSNIRSAQDHTGVVRCSNLCTEILLNCSGSETAVCNLGSVNLVEHIENGDINEEKLGETISIAIRILDNIIDLNFYPTQEAANANLTHRAVGLGIMGFQDALYKLNISYASTEAVAFADKSSELVAYYALLSSSLLAKERGTYSSYKGSKWDRGYLPLDTIELLKEYRGEENVLMDTTSRKDWTPVREAIKSYGMRNSHTMAIAPTATISNIIGVTQSIEPTYKHLFVKSNLSGEFTIPNVYLIEKLKKLGLWDADMLDDLKYFDGSLLEIERIPDDLKKIFLTAFEIEPEWIIECASRRQKWIDMGQSLNLYLSEPNGKKLSAMYLTAWKKGLKTTYYLRSSAATSVEKSFTDINKRGIQPRWMKNKSASTSIVVERTNETPVCSLEEGCESCQ; this is translated from the coding sequence ATGGTCGAGGTAAAAGAGAAACATTATACTATTGTAAAACGTAATGGCATGTTTGTTCCCTTCAACCAGGATCGGATATCCCAAGCTTTAGAGGCTGCTTTTCGTGATACACGTAGTTTAGAAAATACCTCCCCCCTGCCTAAAGATTTAGAAAATTCCATTTCAGATATCACTCATCGAGTTGTTAATGAGGTAGTTCAAAAGATTAGAGAAGGCCAGGTTGTTACCGTTGAACGTATTCAGGATATGGTGGAGAACCAGTTATATGTAGATGGCTTACAGGATGTTGCTAGGGATTATATTATTTATAGAGATCAACATAAAGAGCAGCGGGAGGGATCTTGGCACTGCATTTCTGTAGTACGTAGGGATGGAAATGCTGTAAGATTCAATCCTATGAAAATTTCAGCAGCTTTAGAAAAAGCTTTTAGAGCTACACAAAAAATTACTGATATTCCTCTTCAAGAGATTCTTTCTGAGATAAATGAGCTAACTAATAAAATTGTCGAAGAAATTTTAGCAGTTTGTTCTCCAGAACAGACCATTGATATAGAAGCTATACAAGATATTGTTGAAAAACAATTGATGGTAGTTGGTTATTATGATGTTGCAAAAAATTATATTTTATATCGAGAAGCACGTTCTAGAATTCGTGAAAATAAACAAGATGTAATTGCGCAAAAAGAAAGTATTGAAGAAGTCTATGATGTTGTCAAAAGTGATGGAACTACTTACCAAATAAATAAAGCTCAATTAACTAATAAATTTGTTTGGGCATGTCAAAGATTTCCTGAAACAACCGATCCTCATACACTTGCTTCTATGGCGTTTGCAAATTTCTATTCCGGGATTAAAGAATCAGAAATTGTTTTAGCCTGTATTATGGCAGCACGAGCCAATATAGAAAAAGAACCAGACTATGCCTACGTAGCTGCAGAATTACTTACTGATGTTGTTTATCAAGAAACAATGGGGAAAAGTGCCACTGACTCAAGTCTCGCTGAAGTGCAAAAGCAGTGTTTTAAAGATTATATTCTAAACGGGGAAAAGTACCGGTTAAATCCTCGTTTAAAAGAGTATGATCTTGATGCACTTGCTGAGGCTTTGGATATATCTAGAGATCGTCAATTCTCTTATATGGGCGTTCAAAATCTCTACGATCGTTATTTTAATCAGCATGAAGGACGTAGATTAGAAACAGCGCAGATTTTTTGGATGCGTGTTTCTATGGGGCTTGCATTAAACGAAGGTGAAGATAAAACTTTATGGGCAATTACTTTTTATAATCTGCTATCTACATTCCGCTATACACCAGCAACACCCACGCTATTTAATTCCGGAATGCGTCATTCACAATTAAGTTCCTGTTATTTATCTACCGTACAGGATGATCTCGCGCACATTTACAAAGTTATCGCAGATAACGCTATGCTTTCTAAATGGGCAGGAGGCATTGGCAACGATTGGACAGGAGTGCGTGGTACAGGTTCTTTAATTAAGGGAACTAACGGGAAAAGCCAAGGTGTGATTCCCTTTATCAAAGTAGCCAATGATACAGCAATTGCCGTGAATCAAGGTGGTAAGCGTAAAGGAGCCATGTGTGTATATCTAGAGATTTGGCATCTAGATTATGAAGATTTCTTAGAGTTAAGAAAAAATACTGGTGACGAACGTCGACGAACTCACGATATTAATACTGCTAGTTGGATTCCTGATTTGTTTTTCAAACGTTTAGAACAGAAGGGCACTTGGACGCTATTTAGTCCCGATGATGTCCCTGGATTGCATGAGGCTTATGGTTTTGAATTTGATAAGCTTTATGAAGAATACGAAAGAAAAATAGATACTGGTGAAATCAAGCTATATAAGAAGATCTCCACCGAAGACTTGTGGCGTAAGATGTTGAGCATGCTCTATGAGACAGGGCACCCTTGGATGACATTTAAAGATCCTTCAAATATCCGTTCTGCACAAGATCATACCGGTGTTGTTCGTTGTTCGAATTTATGTACAGAAATTCTATTAAACTGCTCAGGAAGTGAAACAGCCGTTTGCAATCTAGGTTCTGTCAATTTAGTAGAACATATTGAAAATGGAGATATCAATGAGGAGAAGCTTGGAGAGACCATTTCTATAGCTATTCGTATTTTAGATAACATTATTGATCTTAACTTTTATCCAACTCAAGAAGCAGCTAATGCAAACTTAACGCATAGAGCTGTGGGCTTGGGAATCATGGGCTTTCAAGATGCCCTATACAAGCTTAATATCAGTTATGCATCTACAGAAGCTGTAGCATTTGCTGATAAGAGTTCAGAATTAGTTGCCTATTATGCACTACTATCCTCTAGTTTATTAGCGAAAGAACGGGGGACATACAGTTCTTATAAAGGATCTAAGTGGGATCGAGGTTATCTACCACTAGATACTATAGAGTTATTAAAAGAATACCGCGGTGAAGAAAATGTTCTTATGGATACTACATCACGTAAGGACTGGACGCCTGTCCGCGAAGCTATCAAGTCTTATGGTATGAGAAATAGCCATACTATGGCGATTGCTCCCACAGCAACCATTTCTAATATTATTGGGGTTACTCAGTCAATAGAACCTACGTATAAGCATTTATTTGTAAAATCTAATCTTTCTGGAGAATTTACAATTCCTAATGTGTATTTGATTGAGAAGCTTAAGAAATTAGGACTATGGGATGCGGATATGTTGGATGATTTGAAGTATTTCGATGGGTCCCTATTAGAGATCGAACGCATTCCTGATGATTTGAAAAAAATTTTTCTTACGGCGTTTGAAATTGAACCCGAATGGATAATTGAATGTGCTTCTAGAAGACAGAAATGGATAGACATGGGACAATCTCTCAATCTATATTTGTCAGAACCTAACGGTAAAAAACTTTCTGCTATGTATCTCACAGCATGGAAAAAAGGACTGAAAACC
- a CDS encoding CDP-alcohol phosphatidyltransferase family protein: MAELESEIRGKRRVVTPNAITAFGLCCGLFIIFKSVLKTSSSVELLHRLQGLSLLLISAMIADFSDGAIARIMKAESAFGAQFDSLSDAVTFGIAPPLIAIKSLDGVYAGGFFSSLLLVTSIIYSLCGVLRLVRYNLFSKKPADTTRHSCFIGLPIPAAAACVVSLALFIASDFSTVLPVQVRVILISLGLLFIGSLMISPWKFPGIKNLRFKVSSFLLVVTTGLVACLFFLGLVDHFTEVFFLVSWLYVLVVFPIFAITYQGKKKRQ; the protein is encoded by the coding sequence ATGGCAGAATTGGAATCAGAGATCCGAGGCAAGCGTCGTGTAGTAACTCCTAATGCTATCACAGCTTTCGGCCTCTGTTGTGGACTTTTCATTATTTTCAAGAGTGTTTTAAAGACGTCGTCATCGGTAGAACTATTGCACCGTCTACAAGGGCTTTCGCTTTTGTTAATCAGTGCAATGATTGCAGATTTTTCTGACGGTGCTATCGCACGCATTATGAAAGCAGAAAGTGCTTTTGGTGCGCAATTTGACTCTCTTTCTGACGCTGTGACATTCGGCATAGCGCCTCCGTTGATTGCAATTAAAAGCCTTGATGGTGTGTATGCCGGAGGATTTTTTTCCTCGCTGCTTCTCGTAACCTCCATTATTTACTCGTTATGTGGCGTCTTAAGATTAGTTCGTTATAATTTATTTTCTAAAAAACCTGCAGATACGACACGACACTCGTGTTTTATTGGCTTACCTATTCCCGCAGCAGCAGCTTGCGTTGTCTCCTTAGCTTTATTTATAGCTTCTGATTTTTCAACGGTATTACCAGTACAAGTACGAGTTATTCTGATTTCTTTAGGATTACTTTTTATTGGAAGTTTAATGATCTCTCCTTGGAAGTTTCCTGGCATCAAAAACTTACGCTTTAAAGTCTCCTCTTTTTTACTTGTCGTCACTACAGGATTAGTAGCGTGTTTATTCTTTCTAGGTCTTGTTGACCACTTTACTGAAGTATTTTTCTTAGTTTCTTGGTTATATGTTTTGGTAGTTTTCCCCATTTTTGCGATCACATATCAAGGAAAAAAGAAACGTCAATGA
- the rmuC gene encoding DNA recombination protein RmuC, whose amino-acid sequence MMDSITHITIALIAFGLGISLSSLYYRKRESSQITLRRNLEHENELLKNSLELSRRQEQLMEDFSNKLAVSSQSLIKEMKEETQSYFSEKSKTIESILTPVQATLTAFKQNLETFETKHAEDRGSLKEQITHLLAAEKKLEKETQALTDILKHPGSRGRWGEIQLERILELSGMLKYCDYETQASDAQGSARADMIIRLPHERCLIIDSKAPFSETYFSQDTSDKSDLVGKIKDHIKTLKSKSYWEKFHYSPEFVILFLPGESIFNDALRIAPELIDVAATSNVILSGPLTLLALLKTVAHMWKQENLQKQIQEIGQLGKELHHRLHIVFNHFHKIGKNLNNAVQSYNDMSSSLQHRVLPTLRKFEDLEVSSFVHKIEDPSPIDNPATSLLPSYEEKELPIEDSLLQEDKL is encoded by the coding sequence ATGATGGATTCTATAACACACATCACTATTGCTCTAATCGCCTTTGGCTTGGGGATTTCTTTATCTTCTCTTTATTATCGCAAAAGAGAATCTTCTCAAATCACACTAAGGAGAAATTTAGAGCATGAGAATGAGCTTCTTAAAAATTCTTTAGAACTATCACGTCGTCAAGAACAGCTCATGGAAGATTTTAGCAATAAGCTCGCGGTGTCTTCACAATCTCTTATCAAAGAAATGAAAGAAGAAACGCAAAGCTACTTTTCTGAAAAATCTAAAACCATTGAGTCTATCTTAACTCCTGTTCAGGCTACGTTGACAGCCTTTAAGCAAAACCTAGAAACTTTCGAAACTAAGCATGCTGAAGATCGTGGTTCCTTAAAAGAGCAAATTACTCACCTTCTCGCTGCCGAAAAAAAGCTTGAGAAAGAAACACAAGCACTTACAGACATCTTAAAACATCCCGGATCACGCGGTCGCTGGGGAGAAATTCAATTAGAAAGAATTTTAGAACTTTCTGGGATGTTGAAATATTGCGATTATGAAACTCAGGCTAGTGATGCTCAAGGTTCAGCACGTGCTGATATGATTATTCGTCTCCCTCACGAACGCTGTTTGATTATTGATTCGAAAGCTCCATTTTCAGAAACGTATTTTTCTCAAGATACTTCCGATAAATCCGATCTTGTAGGAAAGATAAAAGATCATATCAAAACTCTAAAATCCAAAAGCTATTGGGAAAAATTTCATTATTCCCCAGAATTTGTGATTCTTTTCCTTCCTGGAGAGAGTATTTTTAATGATGCTCTGCGTATTGCTCCCGAGCTTATCGACGTTGCAGCAACCTCTAATGTCATTTTATCAGGACCTTTAACACTATTGGCATTACTAAAAACTGTTGCCCATATGTGGAAACAAGAAAATCTACAAAAGCAAATTCAAGAAATAGGTCAGTTAGGAAAAGAGCTACACCATCGCCTACATATAGTCTTCAATCATTTTCATAAGATTGGGAAGAACCTTAATAATGCTGTGCAAAGTTACAATGATATGTCCTCTAGTTTGCAACATCGGGTATTACCAACATTAAGGAAATTTGAAGATCTAGAAGTGTCTTCTTTCGTACATAAGATAGAAGACCCGTCTCCTATTGATAATCCTGCAACATCTTTATTGCCAAGTTATGAAGAAAAGGAACTTCCTATAGAAGATTCCTTATTGCAAGAAGATAAACTCTAA
- a CDS encoding insulinase family protein: protein MKAGDTYRNFIVKLSQDLPEIESKLLEVEHKPSGVSIMMIINNDDENVFNICFRTCPQTSNGVAHVLEHMVLCGSDNYPVRDPFFSMTRRSLNTFMNAFTGADFTCYPAASQIPEDFYNLLSVYIDAVFHPLLTENSFLQEGWRYELNPENALTYTGVVFNEMKGAMMSGESRLSEALNAALFPSVTYGVNSGGEPKDILTLSHESIVAFHQSQYTLGRCLFYFYGNIKPSRHLDFLEEKLLRHVGKLEKQTVSVPLQKRFKEPVRNILKYPSDSQDEDKVLFGLSWLTCSILDQQELLALHVLDVVLMGTDAAPLKSRLLKSGFCKQADMGIDSEIREIPITIVCKGCSHGGAQKLESWIFACLEEIIREGIPSNLIEAAVHQLELARKEIAGYSLPYGLSLFFRSGLLRQHGGHAEDGLRIHSLFADLREKLKQPDCLPKLIRKYFLDNPHFARVILLPDSDLISIENQEEQTLLKEIQEKLSPEDIEKIRLTSKILEEYQAQHEDLDKILPNFSLDKVPNSGKEYNLVKENVSHGEVLHHDCFTNDLIFAELVMDLPSLSAEELPWLRLLVFLMLQLGCAGRSYKEQLEFLLEHTGGVDVSYEFSPHANKNVLLSPSIGIRGKALASKADKLFQVMGDTLTSVDFTDVARIKELLMQHNEALTNSVRNSPMGYAVSMACMDKSISATMSYLASGLPYVDKIRSLTSNFDKEVDSVVGILQSLYKKCCFGKRQLILSGSNANYQHLHENNFYGILDIEGQPHEPWTNPSIDISLASQGLYIPVRAAFNALAFPIGDLPYDHPDAAALTVAAEILDNTILHTKIREQGGAYGSGAAVNLGRGAFYCYSYRDPAIFDTHQAFLYGIDEISKGSFSNEDIHEGVLGVIQNLDSPIAPGSRASTGYYRLRCGRVPALRQAFRRAVLNVTKEHICSVMKKYLKDPMSKTTFISFAGKEMLEDNATNFDQELPIKSAL, encoded by the coding sequence ATGAAAGCTGGAGATACATATAGAAATTTCATCGTTAAATTAAGCCAGGATCTCCCTGAGATAGAAAGTAAATTGCTCGAGGTGGAACACAAACCTTCAGGCGTTTCTATTATGATGATTATCAATAATGACGATGAAAATGTTTTTAATATCTGCTTTAGGACCTGCCCGCAAACTTCTAACGGTGTAGCTCATGTTTTAGAACATATGGTTCTCTGTGGTTCTGATAATTATCCAGTGCGCGATCCATTCTTCTCCATGACACGACGTAGTTTAAATACGTTTATGAATGCTTTCACAGGAGCTGACTTCACTTGTTATCCTGCAGCATCGCAAATTCCTGAAGATTTCTATAATTTACTTAGTGTGTATATAGACGCTGTTTTCCATCCGCTACTTACGGAAAATAGCTTTTTGCAAGAAGGATGGAGATACGAACTAAACCCAGAAAATGCCTTAACTTATACTGGTGTAGTTTTCAATGAGATGAAAGGCGCAATGATGTCGGGAGAATCTCGGCTATCAGAAGCTTTAAATGCGGCTCTATTTCCTTCAGTTACTTACGGAGTAAACTCTGGAGGTGAGCCTAAGGATATTCTTACACTTTCTCATGAAAGTATAGTAGCCTTCCATCAAAGCCAATATACTCTTGGGCGTTGCCTATTTTACTTTTATGGAAATATTAAGCCTTCTCGGCATTTAGATTTTCTCGAAGAAAAACTCCTTCGTCATGTAGGTAAATTAGAAAAACAAACGGTTTCTGTTCCTCTTCAAAAGAGATTTAAAGAGCCTGTTAGAAATATCCTTAAGTATCCTTCGGATAGTCAAGATGAAGATAAAGTGCTTTTTGGCTTGTCCTGGTTGACATGTTCAATATTGGATCAGCAAGAGCTGTTGGCTTTGCATGTTCTTGATGTTGTCCTTATGGGTACAGATGCTGCTCCTTTAAAATCTCGATTATTAAAATCAGGTTTTTGTAAGCAAGCAGATATGGGAATCGATAGTGAGATTCGTGAAATTCCTATCACTATTGTTTGTAAGGGATGTTCTCATGGAGGTGCTCAGAAATTAGAATCTTGGATTTTTGCTTGTCTAGAAGAGATCATAAGAGAAGGAATTCCTAGTAATCTTATTGAGGCTGCGGTACATCAATTAGAGTTGGCTAGGAAGGAAATTGCTGGTTACTCTCTACCATACGGATTATCATTGTTTTTTCGTTCAGGGCTATTACGACAGCATGGAGGTCATGCTGAAGATGGATTAAGAATCCATAGTCTATTTGCAGATCTTCGAGAAAAATTAAAACAACCAGATTGCCTTCCAAAGCTTATCAGGAAGTATTTCTTAGATAACCCGCATTTTGCTCGCGTCATCCTTCTTCCTGATTCTGATTTGATTTCTATAGAAAATCAAGAAGAGCAAACTCTTCTTAAAGAAATTCAGGAGAAGCTTTCTCCAGAAGATATAGAAAAAATACGCCTGACTTCTAAAATTTTAGAAGAATATCAAGCACAGCATGAAGATCTGGATAAGATTCTTCCCAATTTTTCTTTGGATAAAGTTCCTAACTCAGGAAAGGAATACAATCTTGTTAAGGAAAATGTCTCGCATGGAGAGGTTCTTCATCATGATTGTTTTACCAATGATTTAATTTTTGCAGAGTTGGTTATGGATCTTCCTTCTCTGTCTGCTGAAGAATTGCCTTGGTTGCGTTTGCTTGTTTTCCTAATGCTACAGTTGGGATGCGCGGGGAGATCTTATAAAGAGCAATTAGAGTTTCTCCTAGAACATACGGGAGGCGTGGATGTTTCTTATGAATTTTCTCCACATGCAAATAAAAATGTTCTGTTATCACCTTCAATAGGTATTCGTGGAAAAGCTTTGGCATCCAAAGCTGACAAGCTATTTCAAGTTATGGGAGATACACTAACAAGTGTCGATTTTACAGATGTAGCTAGAATCAAAGAGCTGCTTATGCAGCATAATGAAGCACTGACAAATAGCGTGCGTAATAGTCCTATGGGTTATGCTGTAAGCATGGCTTGTATGGATAAATCTATATCAGCAACTATGTCCTATTTAGCTTCAGGATTGCCTTATGTAGATAAAATTCGTAGTTTGACGAGCAACTTTGATAAGGAGGTAGATAGTGTTGTTGGTATTTTACAATCCTTATATAAAAAATGTTGCTTTGGTAAGCGACAGTTAATCCTGAGTGGTAGCAATGCAAATTATCAACATTTGCATGAGAATAATTTCTATGGAATTTTAGATATAGAAGGTCAACCGCATGAGCCATGGACAAATCCTTCTATAGACATCTCTCTAGCATCACAAGGGTTATATATTCCGGTTCGTGCAGCTTTTAATGCTTTAGCTTTCCCTATTGGAGATTTACCTTATGATCATCCAGATGCCGCAGCCCTTACTGTAGCTGCTGAGATTCTTGATAATACTATATTACATACAAAAATCCGCGAACAAGGTGGAGCGTATGGATCAGGAGCTGCTGTAAACCTTGGTAGGGGAGCATTTTATTGTTATAGTTATCGTGATCCAGCAATTTTTGATACACACCAAGCATTTCTTTACGGTATTGATGAAATTTCTAAAGGAAGTTTTTCAAATGAAGATATTCATGAAGGAGTTCTCGGTGTTATCCAAAATTTAGATTCACCAATAGCTCCTGGAAGTCGTGCATCTACAGGGTATTACAGATTGCGCTGTGGTCGGGTCCCTGCTTTACGTCAAGCATTTCGTAGAGCTGTTCTTAATGTAACAAAAGAACATATTTGCTCTGTTATGAAGAAATATTTAAAAGATCCTATGAGTAAAACAACGTTTATTTCCTTCGCTGGAAAAGAAATGCTTGAAGACAATGCAACGAATTTTGATCAAGAGTTGCCAATCAAATCAGCTTTATAA
- a CDS encoding M20/M25/M40 family metallo-hydrolase, with the protein MNNDLNYFESHYEKLLKEFSDFLHFRSISADPNCLANCKSCADFLVDNLKDIFSIELWEKPGHPPIIYATYHKAGSTAPTLLLYNHYDVQPADLTDGWLADPFTMRIEVERVIARGASDNKGQCFYTWKALEHYYQSRKSFPINITWIIEGEEESDSPALKSFVKERQEALQADYFLIVDGGFYSAKSPSVSIGARGLVPMKVTLEEGSKDMHSGIFGGIAYNVNRALAEMLATLHHSDNSIAVEGFYNDVSLPKESEFCDIPKGNLLKDGEKTLGFCPTLYAPATTAEEALSLYPTLEINGISGGYTGPGFKTVIPHKATAYLSCRLVPNQNPEKTAKQVIQHLKNLVPPTLKFSYEIFEGSPGWRSSPNLPIVVALQEIYSELYHEPCLRLFMEATIPIASLLGEISKTEPIICGTSYLSDAIHAAEENFSLEQIKNGFLSICLLLDKLGKA; encoded by the coding sequence ATGAACAATGATCTCAATTATTTTGAAAGTCATTATGAAAAATTGCTCAAGGAATTTTCAGATTTTCTTCATTTTCGTTCTATATCTGCAGATCCCAATTGCCTCGCCAATTGCAAAAGTTGTGCAGATTTCCTAGTTGACAATCTTAAAGATATATTCTCAATAGAATTATGGGAAAAACCGGGTCACCCTCCTATAATCTATGCTACTTACCATAAAGCAGGTTCGACAGCTCCCACTCTACTTCTCTATAACCATTATGATGTGCAACCTGCAGACCTTACTGATGGATGGTTAGCAGATCCTTTTACCATGAGAATCGAAGTAGAACGGGTTATAGCTCGGGGGGCTTCCGATAATAAGGGACAGTGTTTTTACACATGGAAAGCTCTTGAACATTATTACCAATCTAGAAAAAGTTTCCCGATCAATATTACATGGATTATTGAAGGTGAAGAAGAGAGTGATAGCCCTGCTCTAAAGAGTTTTGTTAAAGAAAGACAGGAAGCTTTACAGGCAGACTATTTCTTGATTGTTGATGGAGGGTTCTACTCAGCAAAATCTCCTTCTGTTAGTATTGGAGCACGTGGTTTAGTACCAATGAAAGTGACGCTAGAAGAAGGTAGCAAAGATATGCACTCGGGTATCTTCGGTGGTATTGCTTATAATGTAAACAGGGCTTTAGCAGAAATGCTTGCCACATTACACCATAGTGATAATTCTATTGCTGTGGAAGGTTTCTACAATGATGTTTCTCTGCCGAAAGAAAGTGAATTCTGTGATATTCCTAAAGGAAATCTTTTAAAAGATGGAGAGAAAACTTTAGGTTTTTGTCCTACTTTATATGCTCCTGCGACAACTGCTGAAGAAGCTTTAAGTTTATACCCCACCCTAGAAATCAATGGAATCTCTGGCGGATATACAGGACCAGGATTTAAAACTGTCATTCCTCATAAAGCGACTGCCTATCTTTCTTGCAGGCTAGTTCCTAATCAAAATCCAGAGAAAACAGCAAAACAAGTTATTCAACATTTAAAAAATCTTGTTCCCCCTACATTAAAATTTTCCTATGAGATCTTTGAAGGGTCACCAGGATGGAGAAGCTCTCCAAATCTTCCTATTGTTGTAGCGTTACAAGAAATTTATTCCGAGCTCTACCACGAACCTTGCCTTAGATTATTTATGGAAGCAACCATTCCCATTGCTTCACTACTTGGTGAAATATCAAAAACAGAGCCTATCATTTGTGGTACATCGTATTTAAGTGATGCTATTCATGCTGCTGAAGAAAACTTCTCCTTAGAACAAATAAAAAATGGTTTCCTCTCTATTTGCCTTCTTCTTGATAAATTAGGAAAAGCATAA
- a CDS encoding DegQ family serine endoprotease: MTKKPIYLLLATAMFLSIPMLSPSGFAAVKKDTRIAEVPQEVLLKEISGGFSKVAEQATPGVVYIESFPKCSRPVNPAPGRRGPYDNPFDYFNDEFFNRFFGLPTQKERPMSKEAVRGTGFIVSSDGYVVTNNHVVEDAGKIHVTLHDGQKYPAKVIGLDPKTDLAVIKINADKLPHLNFGNSDNLKVGDWAIAIGNPFGLQATVTVGVISAKGRNQLHIADFEDFIQTDAAINPGNSGGPLLNIDGKVIGVNTAIVSGSGGYIGIGFAIPSLMAKRIIDQLISDGQVIRGFLGVTLQPIDAELAACYKLDKVYGALVTDVVKGSPAHKAGLKQEDVIIAYNGKEVESLSGFRNAISLMNPDTRVLLKVVREGQVIEIPVIVSQAPQDDGISALNRVGIRVQNLNPETAKKLGMALDSKGVLIVAVEAGSVAGSSGVTPGQLILAVNRQKVSTVEELNAVLKDGSNESILLMVSQGEVVRFIVLKPEE, translated from the coding sequence ATGACGAAGAAGCCAATATATTTACTATTAGCCACAGCGATGTTTTTAAGTATTCCTATGCTTTCTCCTTCAGGATTCGCTGCTGTGAAAAAAGATACGCGGATAGCAGAGGTGCCTCAAGAGGTTCTTCTAAAGGAGATTTCCGGAGGATTTTCTAAGGTTGCAGAACAGGCAACTCCAGGTGTTGTTTATATTGAGAGTTTTCCTAAATGTAGTCGTCCTGTGAATCCTGCACCAGGACGTCGTGGACCTTATGACAATCCTTTTGATTATTTCAATGACGAGTTTTTTAATCGTTTTTTCGGTCTACCTACACAGAAAGAACGTCCCATGTCCAAAGAAGCTGTTCGTGGTACAGGATTTATAGTTTCTTCAGATGGTTATGTAGTTACCAATAATCACGTTGTGGAAGATGCAGGGAAAATTCATGTCACCTTGCATGACGGTCAAAAATATCCTGCTAAGGTTATAGGCTTAGACCCTAAAACAGATTTAGCAGTTATTAAAATTAACGCTGACAAGCTCCCTCATCTTAATTTTGGGAATTCTGATAATTTGAAAGTAGGAGATTGGGCCATAGCTATTGGCAATCCTTTTGGTCTACAAGCTACGGTAACCGTAGGAGTAATTAGTGCAAAAGGTAGAAATCAGCTACATATTGCAGATTTTGAAGATTTTATACAAACGGATGCTGCTATCAATCCAGGAAATTCCGGAGGACCTCTTCTTAATATCGATGGAAAAGTTATAGGTGTTAACACCGCTATTGTAAGTGGTAGTGGAGGCTATATTGGTATTGGTTTTGCTATTCCTAGTTTGATGGCTAAGAGAATCATTGATCAGTTAATCAGTGATGGTCAGGTAATTCGTGGATTTTTAGGAGTTACTCTACAACCTATAGATGCTGAGCTAGCAGCCTGTTATAAACTAGATAAAGTTTATGGAGCTTTAGTTACAGATGTTGTTAAGGGATCTCCAGCACATAAAGCTGGATTAAAGCAAGAAGATGTGATCATTGCTTACAACGGTAAAGAAGTAGAATCCCTTAGTGGATTCCGTAATGCAATTTCCTTGATGAATCCTGATACACGTGTATTACTTAAAGTAGTCCGTGAAGGACAGGTTATAGAAATTCCTGTTATTGTTTCCCAGGCTCCTCAAGATGACGGTATCTCAGCTTTAAATCGTGTAGGCATTCGTGTGCAAAATCTTAATCCAGAAACAGCTAAGAAATTAGGGATGGCTCTTGATAGTAAAGGTGTACTTATTGTCGCTGTTGAAGCTGGTTCGGTAGCAGGATCTTCAGGAGTAACTCCAGGACAACTTATCCTAGCTGTAAATAGACAAAAGGTTTCTACAGTAGAAGAACTGAACGCTGTTTTAAAAGATGGAAGTAACGAAAGTATTCTTCTTATGGTCTCGCAAGGAGAAGTGGTTCGCTTTATTGTGTTAAAACCAGAAGAATAA